The following coding sequences are from one Parabacteroides pacaensis window:
- a CDS encoding HyaD/HybD family hydrogenase maturation endopeptidase, translating into MDKTLILGVGNVLLTDEGVGIHAIYALEKESWPEHVSLLDGGTGGIHLTGDLQEYDTIIMIDATLDDDPPGTIRLLRPRRALDFPPLMSAHEIGLQDMITVMVLTDKLPDIHLITVSVKNINSVRIGLSPEIQESIPKVVKLVKKLIADLSVPKQIEAI; encoded by the coding sequence ATGGATAAAACATTGATTTTAGGAGTAGGCAATGTCCTCCTGACAGACGAGGGCGTTGGCATTCACGCTATTTACGCATTAGAAAAAGAATCATGGCCGGAGCATGTTTCCCTGCTCGACGGTGGAACCGGAGGTATCCATTTAACCGGCGATTTGCAGGAATACGATACCATTATCATGATAGACGCTACCTTGGACGATGATCCGCCTGGTACGATTCGCCTGCTGCGTCCTCGCCGGGCACTCGACTTTCCTCCTTTAATGAGTGCCCACGAAATAGGGTTGCAAGATATGATCACCGTCATGGTGCTTACAGACAAGCTACCGGATATTCATCTGATTACTGTGTCTGTAAAAAATATCAACAGTGTACGCATCGGCCTCTCTCCGGAAATACAGGAAAGTATACCTAAAGTAGTGAAATTGGTAAAGAAACTGATCGCGGACTTATCCGTTCCAAAACAAATAGAGGCAATATAA
- a CDS encoding DUF4934 domain-containing protein, translated as MRNSIVAGIILVMFSCTETKQTECVNNQIEVASQLNSLTRFKASDYLDGIEYIPLETTDSSLIGADPTVTLLEEKIMVNDNKRCLMFDRKTGKFLCSVGHIGNDPEGCSSVHAWVKAHTDILYFPGWKNELMKYDTKGNFLGKVSYKVPEKEGFFGMPILTYLNKDTLLGYYPNVIGDEKRRLLFFSDTADSLFAIPNLQEAPSFEMDNISILKGESGSKIYGLQGYNGVLIINAREENTGSVVFIKSTPVWHVDQEAYFKEDFNDTIYHIRGTDLVPRYIFNTGEYHWPYKERYNKSFAKEHIHINLIQETKRYLFFYFNFNQEALLGIFDKKTGQTAISKYKDFILDDIHGFMPLNLSSVSVSGEFATIRQVSEIKEWFDKNEAKSTSLPASITALRDLEEDDNPVVAIMHPKK; from the coding sequence ATGAGAAATAGTATAGTGGCAGGGATCATTCTGGTAATGTTTTCTTGTACGGAAACCAAGCAGACGGAATGTGTAAACAATCAAATAGAAGTTGCTTCACAGCTTAATTCGCTTACCCGGTTTAAAGCCTCCGATTATTTGGACGGAATAGAGTATATTCCGCTCGAAACGACTGATAGCAGCCTGATAGGAGCGGACCCCACCGTAACCTTATTGGAAGAGAAAATTATGGTCAACGATAATAAAAGATGCCTTATGTTCGACCGTAAGACCGGGAAATTCCTATGCTCGGTAGGCCATATCGGTAACGATCCCGAAGGATGTAGCAGTGTACATGCTTGGGTGAAAGCCCATACCGATATTTTGTATTTTCCGGGCTGGAAAAATGAGCTTATGAAATATGATACGAAAGGAAACTTTTTAGGAAAGGTATCTTACAAAGTTCCTGAAAAAGAGGGTTTCTTCGGTATGCCTATACTTACCTATTTGAATAAAGATACTTTATTAGGCTATTATCCGAATGTAATAGGAGATGAAAAAAGACGCCTGCTATTCTTTAGCGATACGGCAGACAGTTTATTTGCTATTCCTAACTTGCAGGAAGCCCCTTCGTTCGAAATGGATAATATTTCCATATTAAAAGGAGAAAGCGGTAGTAAAATTTATGGTCTGCAAGGATACAACGGCGTTTTAATTATCAACGCAAGAGAGGAAAATACAGGGAGTGTAGTGTTTATAAAGAGCACCCCGGTCTGGCATGTAGACCAAGAAGCTTATTTTAAAGAGGATTTTAACGATACTATTTACCATATCCGGGGTACGGACCTGGTCCCCCGTTATATTTTTAATACAGGCGAATACCATTGGCCCTACAAGGAACGTTATAATAAGTCGTTTGCAAAAGAACATATCCATATTAATTTGATACAAGAAACGAAGCGGTACCTATTCTTTTATTTCAATTTCAACCAGGAGGCTCTTCTCGGTATTTTTGATAAGAAAACAGGACAAACAGCCATTTCTAAATACAAAGATTTCATTCTGGATGATATACATGGCTTTATGCCTTTAAACCTATCGAGTGTTTCTGTTTCAGGAGAATTTGCCACGATAAGACAGGTCTCGGAAATAAAAGAATGGTTTGATAAAAACGAAGCGAAAAGCACGTCTCTTCCCGCCTCTATCACGGCTTTACGGGATTTGGAAGAAGATGATAATCCGGTAGTTGCCATTATGCATCCTAAAAAATAA
- the nfo gene encoding deoxyribonuclease IV, with protein MKYIGAHVSTSGGVENAPVNAHAIGATAFALFTKNEKQWRAAALTKKSIELFKERCEELGYSPKHILPHDSYLINLGHPEEEGLQKSRKAFLDEMQRCEQLGLDRLNFHPGSHLRQISEEVCLDRIAESLNWVLDQTKGVTAVIENTAGQGSNLGYTFEHLRHIIDKVEDKTRVGVCIDTAHTLAAGYDITTEEGFMHTFEEFDRIVGFTYLRGMHINDSKKALASRVDRHDSIGKGLMGLTLFKLLMNDPRFDDIPLILETPNDELWAEEIRYLYSL; from the coding sequence ATGAAATATATAGGCGCACATGTAAGCACGTCAGGAGGAGTGGAAAATGCTCCGGTGAATGCGCATGCGATAGGGGCAACCGCATTTGCCCTTTTTACGAAAAATGAAAAGCAATGGAGAGCAGCAGCCCTTACCAAGAAAAGTATCGAGCTTTTTAAAGAACGCTGCGAAGAATTGGGATATTCCCCTAAGCATATTCTTCCGCACGACAGTTATCTTATTAACTTAGGGCATCCTGAAGAAGAAGGATTGCAGAAGTCGCGGAAAGCCTTTTTAGATGAAATGCAACGATGCGAACAACTCGGATTAGATCGTTTAAACTTCCATCCGGGAAGTCATTTGAGACAAATTTCGGAAGAAGTATGCCTGGATCGTATTGCCGAGTCGCTGAATTGGGTGCTCGACCAGACGAAAGGGGTGACTGCCGTTATTGAAAATACAGCCGGGCAAGGGAGTAACCTGGGATATACCTTCGAACACCTCCGTCATATTATTGACAAAGTAGAAGATAAAACGCGCGTAGGAGTCTGTATCGATACGGCTCATACCTTAGCTGCCGGATACGATATTACCACAGAGGAAGGCTTCATGCACACTTTCGAGGAGTTCGACCGGATTGTCGGATTCACCTATTTACGGGGCATGCACATTAACGATTCGAAAAAGGCCCTCGCCAGCAGGGTAGACCGTCATGATAGCATAGGAAAAGGATTGATGGGTCTCACCCTTTTTAAACTCCTGATGAACGACCCGCGTTTTGATGACATTCCCCTGATCCTGGAAACTCCTAATGACGAGTTATGGGCGGAGGAAATACGGTATTTATATTCTTTATAA
- a CDS encoding L-serine ammonia-lyase, translated as MDSIRHIYRIGNGPSSSHTMGPKRAAEMFWEKNKETARFEVTLYGSLAATGKGHLTDKAILDVLSPFAPTQILWEPKVFLPFHPNGMLFEAFDKENKKIDSWTIFSIGGGALANDTYNESMESPVYEMTTIHEIQAWCEKTGHSYWEYVEQCEDTDIWDYLREVWKTMENAVQNGLEAEGVLPGGLGIRRKASDYLIRAKGFSSSIKNRGMVYAYALAVSEENASGGRIVTAPTCGSCGVLPAVLYHLRETRDFRDSRILRAIATAGLFGNVVRTNASISGAQVGCQGEVGVACAMAAAASSQLFGGTASQIEYAAEMGLEHHLGLTCDPVCGLVQIPCIERNAFAAARALDANTFANFSDGRHRVSFDKVVEVMKQTGNDLPSLYKETAEGGLAKYM; from the coding sequence ATGGATTCTATCAGACATATATATAGAATTGGGAATGGACCTTCCAGTAGCCATACCATGGGGCCGAAACGTGCTGCCGAAATGTTTTGGGAAAAAAACAAAGAGACGGCCCGTTTTGAAGTAACCTTGTACGGAAGTCTGGCCGCTACCGGTAAAGGCCACCTAACAGATAAGGCGATCTTGGATGTCCTTTCGCCGTTTGCTCCCACACAAATCTTATGGGAGCCCAAAGTATTTCTTCCTTTTCATCCGAACGGAATGCTTTTTGAAGCTTTCGACAAGGAAAATAAGAAAATAGATTCCTGGACTATTTTTAGTATCGGAGGGGGTGCATTGGCGAATGATACGTACAATGAATCCATGGAAAGCCCGGTATATGAAATGACTACGATCCATGAAATTCAGGCATGGTGCGAAAAGACCGGGCATAGCTATTGGGAATATGTGGAGCAATGCGAAGATACGGATATATGGGACTATCTCCGGGAAGTATGGAAGACAATGGAGAACGCCGTACAGAACGGCCTGGAAGCGGAAGGTGTCCTTCCCGGAGGGTTAGGTATCCGGCGCAAAGCATCCGATTACCTGATCCGGGCTAAGGGCTTTTCTTCCTCTATCAAAAATCGGGGAATGGTGTATGCGTATGCTTTGGCGGTCTCTGAAGAAAATGCATCCGGCGGAAGAATTGTAACAGCTCCTACGTGTGGCTCTTGTGGCGTGTTGCCGGCGGTTTTATACCATTTGCGGGAAACACGTGATTTCCGGGATTCCCGGATCTTAAGAGCTATTGCTACGGCGGGGTTATTTGGAAACGTAGTCCGGACCAATGCCTCTATTTCTGGTGCACAGGTGGGTTGCCAGGGAGAAGTCGGCGTAGCATGCGCTATGGCTGCCGCAGCTTCCAGCCAATTGTTCGGGGGAACGGCATCTCAAATCGAATATGCCGCGGAAATGGGGTTGGAACATCATTTGGGGTTGACCTGTGATCCGGTTTGCGGGTTAGTGCAAATTCCTTGTATCGAACGGAACGCTTTTGCTGCTGCCAGGGCCTTGGATGCCAACACGTTTGCCAATTTCTCCGATGGTCGTCACCGGGTAAGTTTCGATAAGGTGGTAGAAGTAATGAAACAAACAGGAAACGATTTGCCCAGCCTGTATAAGGAAACGGCGGAAGGCGGTTTGGCTAAATATATGTAG
- a CDS encoding acyltransferase family protein — protein MKNRITQRLESLDVLRGFDLFCLVALESTLHPLARALDVPWFHSFMWGFTHVDWVGFSTWDLVMPLFLFMAGVSMPFAFSRFRENPDKGAVYRRILKRVVLLWIFGMMCQGNLLTLQVPLLHFYSNTLQSIAIGYLFSALLFLHVNPKIQISISVALLLIYWAGMTFIRIDGFGGGDFTPERNLAEGIDQKILGPWRDGVSWNEDGTWQFASWYRYTWIWSSLNFVVTVMTGVFAGQILKGTYSQVKKIKLLLGIGTLMVVAGWLWGFQMPVIKKLWTSSMVLVSSGYCFWLMGLFYYWIDYKNHRKGLTWLKVYGMNSIVAYLLANLINFSCIGNSLFFGLEQYIGKFYPFFIAVCNVSIIYVILYLLYKHKLFLKV, from the coding sequence ATGAAAAACAGAATAACACAAAGGTTAGAGTCGCTCGATGTATTGCGCGGCTTTGACCTCTTTTGCCTCGTAGCATTAGAATCGACCCTTCATCCTTTAGCCCGTGCGCTGGACGTCCCTTGGTTTCATTCTTTTATGTGGGGATTCACCCATGTAGACTGGGTAGGATTCTCTACGTGGGACTTAGTGATGCCTCTTTTCCTGTTTATGGCAGGAGTTTCCATGCCTTTTGCCTTTTCCCGGTTTAGAGAAAATCCGGACAAAGGGGCTGTTTACCGGCGGATTCTGAAACGGGTGGTTTTATTATGGATATTCGGAATGATGTGCCAAGGCAATTTATTAACCTTACAAGTTCCCTTGTTGCATTTTTATTCTAATACGTTACAATCTATTGCCATCGGCTATTTGTTTTCTGCCCTTCTATTCCTGCACGTAAATCCTAAAATACAAATAAGTATTTCCGTCGCTTTATTATTAATTTATTGGGCCGGCATGACGTTTATCCGCATCGATGGTTTCGGAGGCGGCGATTTTACCCCTGAAAGGAACCTGGCGGAAGGAATCGATCAAAAGATATTGGGCCCTTGGCGCGACGGGGTTTCCTGGAATGAAGACGGGACCTGGCAGTTTGCTTCCTGGTATCGCTATACGTGGATCTGGAGCAGCCTGAATTTTGTAGTCACTGTCATGACAGGCGTATTTGCGGGACAAATTTTAAAAGGGACTTATTCACAAGTAAAGAAAATAAAGTTACTGTTGGGAATCGGCACGCTGATGGTGGTTGCCGGCTGGTTATGGGGATTTCAAATGCCTGTAATAAAAAAACTTTGGACTAGTTCCATGGTGCTGGTAAGCAGCGGATATTGCTTTTGGCTGATGGGGTTATTTTATTATTGGATAGATTATAAGAATCATCGGAAAGGGCTTACCTGGCTGAAAGTCTACGGAATGAATTCCATTGTAGCTTACTTATTGGCTAACCTTATCAATTTTAGCTGTATAGGCAATTCTTTATTTTTCGGGTTAGAGCAATACATCGGGAAATTTTATCCCTTTTTCATTGCGGTATGTAATGTGTCGATTATTTATGTAATTTTGTATCTGCTATATAAACACAAACTATTTCTAAAAGTATAA
- a CDS encoding acyltransferase family protein: MKKQENFQRLQSLDALRGFDMFFIMGGGTIVVGLSTLFPNAFFNMLAGQMEHVKWEGFACYDMIFPLFLFIAGISFPFSLAKQRERHHSESKIYKNIIRRGLTLVLFGIIYNGFFAHLDFATQRFGSVLGRIGLAWMFGALIFMNTKTLTRLIITAAILIGYWLLLAFVPAPDGNGAGCFTMEGSLVGYVDRMIMPGKLYHDIHDPEGLLSTIPAICTALLGMFTGEFIKLQKEGLTPCKKVVYLVIAGIALVVIGKVWSFVFPLNKNLWTSSFVCFVGGWSTLLFALFYYIIDVKNIRKWTLFFTVIGMNSITIYMAQRIINFRYTSDFFFSGLVKLLPEDAQLLVSSLGYVAVSWLFLYFLYRQKIFLKV, from the coding sequence ATGAAAAAACAAGAAAATTTTCAACGGTTACAGTCGTTGGACGCTTTGCGTGGCTTCGACATGTTTTTTATTATGGGGGGAGGAACCATCGTTGTCGGGCTAAGTACCCTTTTTCCGAATGCTTTTTTTAATATGTTGGCCGGACAAATGGAACATGTGAAATGGGAGGGCTTTGCCTGTTACGACATGATTTTTCCTTTATTTCTTTTTATTGCCGGTATTTCTTTTCCTTTTTCCTTGGCCAAGCAACGGGAACGCCATCATTCGGAATCTAAAATCTATAAAAATATAATCCGACGCGGATTGACATTGGTGCTTTTCGGTATTATCTATAACGGATTCTTTGCCCATCTGGATTTTGCGACCCAGCGTTTTGGAAGCGTATTGGGACGTATCGGTCTTGCCTGGATGTTCGGCGCACTGATCTTTATGAACACGAAAACCCTCACCCGGCTGATTATTACCGCCGCTATATTAATCGGATACTGGCTATTGCTCGCTTTTGTCCCTGCACCGGATGGGAATGGAGCCGGCTGTTTTACCATGGAGGGAAGTTTGGTAGGATATGTAGACCGGATGATTATGCCGGGTAAACTCTACCATGATATTCATGATCCGGAAGGATTACTCTCTACTATTCCTGCTATTTGCACGGCCTTGCTCGGCATGTTTACCGGCGAATTTATCAAATTGCAGAAAGAAGGACTTACTCCTTGCAAGAAGGTCGTTTATCTGGTAATCGCAGGAATTGCTTTAGTGGTGATCGGGAAAGTATGGAGTTTTGTTTTTCCGTTGAATAAGAATTTGTGGACCAGTTCTTTCGTTTGTTTCGTAGGAGGATGGTCCACCTTATTGTTTGCTTTGTTTTATTACATTATCGATGTAAAGAATATTCGCAAGTGGACTCTTTTCTTTACCGTGATCGGGATGAACTCCATTACGATTTATATGGCGCAACGCATCATCAATTTTCGTTATACCTCCGATTTCTTTTTCTCAGGATTGGTGAAACTGTTGCCCGAAGATGCCCAATTATTAGTTAGTTCGTTAGGGTACGTTGCCGTCTCTTGGTTATTTTTATACTTCCTGTACCGTCAAAAGATATTTTTAAAAGTCTGA
- a CDS encoding purine nucleoside phosphorylase I, inosine and guanosine-specific yields the protein MENELIPYQEAADYIASSIHGYHPETAIILGSGLGSLADEITNPVVIPYSSIPHFAHSTAIGHKGNLICGNLGNKQVLAMQGRFHYYEGYTMQQVTFPVRVMKLLGIKNLFVSNAAGGINHTFKIGDLMIIRDHINMLPNPLIGKNLDFFGPRFVDMTRTYDREFIRIAEEIAQTHSILVRKGVYVGLTGPTFETPAEYAFYGKGGGDAIGMSTVPEVIVARHCGLRVFGMSVITNEGYHFTDDFVNDGEDVIRAANAAAHHMTFLFRSLIEKL from the coding sequence ATGGAAAATGAACTTATTCCTTATCAGGAAGCTGCTGATTATATAGCATCTTCCATTCACGGGTATCATCCCGAAACAGCTATTATTTTAGGAAGTGGCTTGGGTTCCCTTGCCGATGAAATAACGAATCCTGTCGTTATCCCTTACAGTTCCATCCCTCATTTCGCACACTCTACCGCCATAGGACACAAAGGCAATTTGATTTGCGGAAACTTAGGCAATAAGCAAGTGCTTGCCATGCAAGGCCGTTTCCATTATTATGAAGGATACACGATGCAGCAGGTAACTTTCCCTGTCCGGGTAATGAAGTTGCTCGGAATAAAAAATCTCTTTGTCTCCAATGCTGCCGGAGGAATTAACCATACATTCAAAATAGGTGACCTGATGATTATCCGGGACCATATCAATATGTTGCCCAACCCCCTTATCGGTAAAAACCTGGACTTTTTCGGCCCCCGCTTCGTGGATATGACCCGCACCTACGATCGTGAATTTATACGTATCGCCGAAGAGATAGCACAAACTCATTCCATCCTCGTCAGGAAAGGAGTGTATGTAGGCCTTACGGGACCGACTTTCGAGACTCCGGCAGAATATGCTTTTTATGGAAAGGGCGGGGGAGATGCCATTGGAATGAGTACGGTTCCCGAAGTGATTGTTGCCCGTCACTGTGGATTACGGGTATTTGGTATGTCCGTCATTACCAACGAAGGATATCATTTTACCGACGATTTTGTAAACGACGGCGAGGATGTGATCCGTGCAGCGAATGCAGCAGCTCATCATATGACTTTCTTATTCCGTTCCTTGATTGAAAAACTATAA
- a CDS encoding amidohydrolase → MSTILIKSVLLNEQPIDLLIEGQYIKEVSPDISASPDIRIDGTHKAVIPGFVNTHTHSAMTLFRGFADDMPLEPWLTEKIWPHEAHLTSEDIYWGAKLACLEMIKTGTTTFMDMYFHINSIGRAVEEMGLRAFLSYCFFDGFDPEKAATERKKYLQLMAKLEARTPRVKFMIGPHAIYTVSGETLQWANRLAMENDLLLHIHLAETPTEVANSVKQFGTTPVRYLAQLGLLSPRLVIAHGLWIDDEEIKMLGDHGASVAHNPASNMKLASGYRFKYNELQAAGVTVGLATDGCSSSNNLDMVEAMKLASLLGKAWRQDPEAMPAPEVFRMATSQGAAICRLPAGKVAPGYLADLCLVDLKIPAFTPNFNTVSNLVYAANGNCIDTVICDGKILMQNRKVPGEEEIIERAAKAAYDLMKRK, encoded by the coding sequence ATGTCCACTATCCTTATAAAAAGCGTCTTATTAAACGAGCAACCTATTGACTTGCTCATTGAAGGACAATATATAAAAGAAGTAAGCCCTGATATTTCAGCCAGTCCCGACATCCGGATCGACGGAACCCATAAGGCGGTGATTCCGGGCTTTGTCAACACCCATACCCATAGTGCCATGACCCTTTTCAGGGGCTTTGCAGACGATATGCCTCTGGAACCCTGGCTTACGGAAAAGATATGGCCCCATGAAGCACACCTTACCTCGGAAGACATTTATTGGGGTGCTAAACTGGCCTGCCTGGAAATGATAAAAACGGGAACTACGACATTTATGGATATGTACTTCCATATCAACTCTATCGGCCGTGCCGTTGAAGAAATGGGATTGAGAGCATTTTTGTCCTATTGTTTCTTTGACGGGTTCGACCCCGAAAAAGCAGCCACGGAAAGAAAGAAATATCTTCAACTGATGGCGAAGCTGGAAGCACGTACCCCACGTGTTAAATTTATGATAGGACCTCATGCTATCTATACGGTATCCGGTGAAACACTTCAATGGGCCAACCGGTTGGCTATGGAAAACGACCTGTTGCTCCATATCCATCTCGCGGAAACTCCCACCGAAGTAGCTAATTCCGTGAAGCAGTTCGGAACCACCCCTGTCCGTTACCTTGCCCAACTAGGGCTGCTTTCTCCCCGCCTCGTTATTGCACACGGCTTATGGATAGACGACGAGGAAATAAAAATGTTGGGCGACCATGGAGCCAGTGTGGCACATAACCCGGCTTCTAATATGAAACTCGCTTCCGGTTACCGGTTTAAATACAACGAACTTCAAGCTGCCGGCGTAACGGTAGGATTGGCAACAGACGGTTGTTCCTCGTCTAACAACCTGGATATGGTAGAAGCGATGAAACTGGCTTCCTTATTGGGAAAAGCCTGGAGACAAGATCCTGAAGCGATGCCTGCTCCCGAAGTATTCCGTATGGCTACCTCTCAAGGCGCAGCTATTTGCCGTCTTCCCGCCGGCAAGGTCGCTCCCGGCTATTTGGCGGACCTTTGCCTGGTAGACTTAAAAATACCTGCTTTTACACCCAACTTCAATACGGTTTCTAATCTGGTATATGCAGCTAACGGGAATTGCATCGACACGGTAATCTGTGATGGTAAAATACTGATGCAAAACCGGAAAGTTCCCGGTGAAGAAGAAATCATAGAACGGGCGGCAAAAGCAGCGTACGATTTAATGAAAAGAAAATGA
- a CDS encoding dipeptidase: MPIQEYIRGNQDRFLEELFTLIRIPSVSTKSEHKADMQACAERWVEILLDSGADKAEVIPTEGNPVVYAEKMIDPEAQTVLVYAHYDVMPPEPLELWKTAPFEPVVRNGRIWARGADDDKGQSMIQVKGFETAVEYGYLKCNVKFLFEGEEEIGSPSLEAFCEKHKEMLKADIILVSDTSMLNAETPSITTGLRGLAYWEIEVTGPNRDLHSGHFGGAVANPINVLCSMMARMIDENGRITIPHFYDDVEEVSEAERAMIAQIPFNEEKYKKAIDVRELAGEKGYSTLERNSCRPSFDICGIWGGYTGEGVKTVLPSKAYAKVSTRLVPHQQHQVISNLFMEYMQEIAPKSVRVKVTPMHGGEGYVCPIDLPAYKSAERGYEKAFAKKPLAVRRGGSIPIIATFEKVLGVKTILMGFGLEQNAIHSPNESMPLDIFWKGIEAVAEFYKNFCANCK, from the coding sequence ATGCCTATTCAAGAATATATACGAGGTAACCAAGACCGGTTTTTGGAAGAGTTATTTACTCTCATCCGAATCCCTTCCGTAAGTACGAAGAGTGAGCATAAGGCCGATATGCAAGCCTGTGCGGAACGTTGGGTGGAAATATTGTTAGATTCGGGTGCAGATAAAGCCGAAGTGATCCCGACAGAAGGAAATCCTGTGGTATATGCAGAAAAAATGATTGATCCGGAAGCCCAGACCGTCCTTGTATATGCCCATTATGATGTCATGCCTCCCGAACCGTTGGAATTGTGGAAAACCGCACCTTTCGAGCCGGTTGTACGTAACGGCCGGATTTGGGCACGGGGAGCGGACGACGACAAAGGGCAATCCATGATCCAGGTAAAAGGTTTTGAAACGGCTGTAGAATACGGATATTTGAAATGCAATGTCAAATTTCTATTTGAAGGAGAAGAAGAGATCGGTTCGCCTAGCCTGGAGGCTTTTTGTGAGAAACACAAAGAAATGCTGAAAGCGGATATCATCCTGGTTTCCGATACCAGCATGCTCAATGCGGAAACACCTTCTATCACTACCGGATTACGGGGCCTCGCCTATTGGGAAATAGAGGTAACAGGCCCGAACCGTGATTTGCATTCCGGTCATTTCGGCGGTGCGGTAGCCAATCCCATCAATGTACTCTGTTCCATGATGGCTCGGATGATAGATGAAAACGGACGTATTACCATTCCGCATTTTTATGATGACGTAGAGGAAGTTTCGGAAGCGGAACGGGCTATGATTGCTCAAATCCCCTTCAATGAAGAAAAATATAAAAAAGCGATCGATGTACGGGAATTGGCGGGTGAAAAGGGGTATTCCACCTTGGAACGGAACAGTTGCCGTCCGTCTTTCGATATCTGCGGTATTTGGGGCGGGTATACAGGTGAAGGAGTTAAAACAGTGCTTCCTTCCAAAGCCTACGCGAAAGTTTCTACCCGGTTGGTTCCCCACCAACAACATCAAGTAATAAGTAATTTATTCATGGAATATATGCAGGAAATCGCACCGAAGAGTGTACGGGTAAAAGTAACTCCCATGCACGGAGGCGAGGGGTATGTATGTCCGATAGACCTGCCGGCTTATAAATCGGCGGAACGGGGGTATGAAAAGGCTTTTGCCAAGAAACCTCTGGCTGTACGCCGGGGAGGGAGTATTCCCATTATTGCTACTTTCGAAAAGGTGTTAGGCGTGAAAACGATTTTGATGGGTTTCGGTCTGGAACAAAATGCGATTCATTCACCTAACGAAAGTATGCCCTTGGATATTTTCTGGAAAGGGATTGAAGCGGTAGCCGAATTTTACAAAAACTTTTGCGCAAATTGCAAATGA
- a CDS encoding cation diffusion facilitator family transporter produces the protein MSEKSRKKQIYAVTLLGTLVNFLLLAFKFIAGILGHSSAMIADAVHSFSDFITDIIVLVFVRISAKPKDDSHDYGHGKYETLATSVIGIILLCVGIGIFWDGMNKIISVIKGHKLETPGMIALVAALVSIIVKEILYRITKIVGVRVNSQAVIANAWHHRSDAFSSLGTLIGIGGAILLGPKWSVLDPIAAVVVSIFIVKVAFQLLLPAINDLLEKSLPKETEDEILAIVDEVEGIKYPHNLLTRRIGNNYAIEMHVRVDGNATVDEAHAKTLEIEKKLRSHFGPGTHVAVHVEPLKE, from the coding sequence ATGTCTGAAAAAAGCCGGAAGAAGCAAATATATGCTGTTACCCTACTAGGCACATTGGTAAATTTCCTGTTGCTGGCATTTAAGTTTATTGCCGGAATCCTGGGGCATAGTAGTGCTATGATAGCAGATGCTGTACATTCGTTTTCCGATTTTATCACGGATATCATCGTATTGGTCTTTGTCCGTATTTCCGCGAAACCGAAAGACGATAGCCATGATTACGGGCATGGAAAATATGAAACATTAGCGACTTCTGTCATCGGAATCATTCTTTTGTGTGTCGGTATCGGAATTTTTTGGGACGGAATGAACAAAATAATTTCAGTAATCAAAGGACACAAGTTAGAAACTCCGGGAATGATTGCATTGGTAGCCGCTTTAGTATCTATTATAGTAAAAGAGATTTTATACCGGATTACCAAGATCGTAGGAGTGAGGGTGAACAGCCAGGCAGTGATTGCAAATGCATGGCATCACCGGTCGGATGCTTTCTCGTCATTAGGCACGTTGATCGGTATCGGAGGGGCTATTTTGCTCGGTCCTAAATGGAGCGTGCTAGACCCGATAGCAGCGGTAGTGGTAAGTATTTTCATTGTGAAAGTAGCCTTTCAACTTTTATTGCCTGCCATCAATGATTTACTGGAAAAATCGTTACCCAAAGAAACCGAAGATGAAATTTTGGCAATTGTTGACGAGGTGGAAGGAATTAAATATCCACATAATCTGCTTACACGGAGGATCGGGAACAATTATGCCATAGAAATGCACGTCCGGGTAGATGGGAATGCTACCGTAGACGAAGCACATGCCAAGACATTAGAGATAGAAAAGAAACTCCGTTCCCATTTTGGTCCCGGTACGCATGTGGCTGTACACGTAGAACCGTTAAAAGAATAA